The sequence below is a genomic window from Flavobacterium lipolyticum.
TTACCGTAATCTTTGATGAATTTCTTCACTCCACTTACCAAAGAATCCATTTCAACACCGCTTTCCTGTTGTAATTGTTGAGACAAAGCTTGTTGTGCATAACCCAATTGTTGTTCTCTTTTTTGCAATTCAGCACCTCTTTGTTGTGCCCACGCCTGACCGTTTGCTTGTGCCTGACTTTGAAAATTAGCAGCGTCTTGTTTAAAACGTGTAATCTCAGCTTGTAGTTGTCTTCCTTTTTCTTCTGCCTGAGCTTTGTATTTAGCTTCAAGGTCTTTTGCTTCAGTGTATTCTTTCATTAAAACTGAAGTATCTACGTAAGCTGTTTTTACTTCCTTAACTTCCGCAGTTTTGTCACTACATGAAACAGCGAAAATTGAAAGTGCGATAATTACTAATGCTTTTTTCATTTTTTTAAATCTCTATTTTTTTTATTGTATTGAATGAAGACAAAAATATAAAAAAATAAATAGCATCAACATAAAGTTTAAAAAATGCTATAATTTTATGATATTAGTTTTATTTATTGAGTAGATTTTTACCATAAAATATCATTATTAAAAATGACTTTCACAGCCTTTTTTTAAGACGTTTTCTCAGAAACAACAACACAAATACTCACCTATCATCAGAAAACCCCTTAAACAAGCTTATTTCAAGTTTTAGGGTGATTGAAAGCGTAAATCCGTTAAGAATTGTTCTTTTTTTACCGTTGCGCTTCATCTGATCGCAAACCCATAAAATTAATCCAGTCAAAAAAATATTTATTATTTTTTACATTCACGAAACAAAACTTAGCAAAAAAAAGAAGCACTTTTCTAAAAACTCGAATTTCTAAAAAGAAATACCAAAATTTCTAAAAAAATGCTCCATTTTTACTGCATTATTTTTATTTATGGACTGGCATTTTACCATAAAATCTCACTATTAAAAGTGGCTTTCATAGCTTTTATTTAAGGCGATTTCTTAAAAAAGACGACACAAACCCTCATATTCCCTTAGAAAACGCCTTAAATGCGCTTATTTTACGTTTTAGCTGTTTTTTAAGACATAAATGTGTGATGAATACTCTTTTGTTCCCGATGCTTTTAAATTTGATCGCAAACCAATAAAAAAGGCCTTAACGAAATTCATTTTTCCCGTTTTGTATTTTTCCGATAAAAGACTAACGTAAAATGAATCGAATTTCATCGGAAGCACTTTTTCTAATTTCATATCTACTTTTCCAAAAAGAGACTGAATAGCTTTTTTCGAGAAATGCCAAAAGTGAATTGGCACGTCATAAGCTGCCCAAAATTCATTGTAATATTTTGCATCAAACGATTTGAAATTTGGAACCGCCACAATTAAAGTTCCAGTTGGTTTTAATAATCTTTTCAATTCCCGAATTTGCAATTCCAAATTTGGTACATGTTCTAAAACGTGCCACATGGTAATGACATCAAAAGAATTATTTTCAAGAGCATCAATTCCGTTTACAAAAGAAATTCCTTTTTCTATCGCAATATTTTTTGCTCTCTCGCTTGGTTCCACTCCAACTGTTTCCCAACCATCATTTTTTGCTGTCAATAAAAAATCTCCGGTTCCGGCACCAATATCTAAAATTCTGCCTTTTTGAGATTGTTCACCATTAATCAAATTCAGTTTATTTTTTAAAGCAATACTTTTTACAAAGTGATAGGCTTTTTCAAACAAAGATCTTTTATTGTCGGTATGAGAAATATAATCTTCGCTTTCGTAATATCTTCCGAGATTTTCTAAATCGGGTTGTGGAGAAGTAATTAACATATCTAAAGTTTCATCGTAATACAGATCAAAAATTTCTTTAGATACAGAATGGTCTTTTACAGAAAGAAAATGTTTTTTGTTTAAAACGTTCATTTTTAATTATAGGTTTTTAATAGAATTTGGCAACGCAAATGTTACATCAAAAATACTAATGCAACAAGTATTAATTAATTTGAAATGCTTTACTACGCATCTCACAGATTTTTTTAAAATAGTTTTACGATTTTCTTCAAGTTTAGCAAGACTTATCAAAGTAGTTTCACGTGGAACATTTATTTATTTCAGGTCACTTTTTCTTAAAACAATCCAACGTAATAAAATTCAAATCCCAAACTCAAAACCTGAAACCTGAAACCTGAAACATGAAACATGAAACTCAAAACTCAAAACTTGAAACCTCAAACTTGAAACCTCAAACTTGAAACTTGAAACTCAAAACTTGAAACTTGAAACTCAAAACTTGAAACAAAGAAAATCAAAACAAATAAAGACGCACCTATTGGCACGTCTCTTTTTTTTATCTTCCCATGTAAATTAACAAAACAGAAATATCACTTGGAGAAACTCCGCTTATTCTTGAAGCCTGAGAAATAGTTACAGGACGAATCTTGCTTAACTTTTGTTTGGCTTCAATCGACATTGATTTAATTTTATCGTAATCGAAATTCTCCGGTATTTTCACTTCTTCCAAACGAGTTAGTTTATCCGCATTATTTCTTTCCTTTTCGATATAACCGGAATACTTCACCTGAATTTCTGCCTGCTCCAAAATTTCCTGATCCAGATTATTTTCTTCCACATACGCTTTCACTTTTTCAAACTTAAGCATATCGACTAAATCAATTTGCGGACGAGAGAAAACTTTAAACATTTTATCTCCCTGTGAAATTGGAGCGGTTTCTTTAGCTTCTAAAATAGGATTTGTTTCTGCAACAGAAACACTGGTCTCTCTAAAAAAGGCCACCATCTTTTCAGACTCGCTTAATTTCTTTTCCATTCGGCGTAAACGCTTTTCAGAAGCAAGACCAATTTCGTGCGACATTGGCGTCAATCTAAAATCGGCATTATCCTGACGCAACAAAGTTCTATACTCTGCTCTTGAAGTAAACATACGATAAGGTTCTTCTGTTCCTTTCGTAATCAAATCATCAATCAATACTCCGATATAAGCTTCATCACGTTTCAAAATCAACGGCGCTTTTTCATGTACTTTCAAATGTGCATTTATTCCCGCCATCAAACCTTGAGAAGCGGCTTCTTCATATCCGGTAGTTCCATTGATCTGTCCGGCGAAATACAATCCTTCCACTAATTTTGTTTCCAACGTATGTTTCAATTGTGTCGGTGGGAAATAGTCATACTCGATCGCATAACCCGGACGAAAGAATTTCACATTCTCAAAACCGGCTACAGAACGCAATGCTTTAAACTGAATATCTTCCGGAAGTGAAGTTGAAAATCCATTCACATACACTTCGCAAGTATTCCACCCTTCCGGTTCCACAAATAATTGATGACGCTCTTTATCGGCGAAACGATTAATTTTATCTTCTATCGAAGGACAGTATCTTGGACCAAGACTTTTGATCCTTCCGTTAAACATTGGCGAACGATCAAAACCATCTCTCAAAATATCGTGAACATCCAATGACGTATACGTCATGTAACAAGAACGCTGATGTGTTAACGGTGAAGTCAAATCAGAATAAGAAAACTTATCCGGCTTTGCATCACCTTTCTCTTCGTTCATTTTAGAATAATCCAAAGAACGTCCATCCACTCGTGGTGGCGTTCCCGTTTTCATTCTTCCAGCTTCGAAACCGGCACGAACTAAATCCTCAGTAATTCCTGTTGCGGCACTTTCTCCTGCTCGTCCTCCTCCAAACTGTTTTTCTCCAATATGAATTAAACCATTCAAAAAAGTTCCGTTTGTCAAAACAACAGACTTAGAACGAATCTCAACTCCCAACGAAGTTTTGATTCCTTTTATCTTCCCATCCTCAATAATCAAACCTTTGACCATCTCTTGGTAGAAATCCAAATTTGGAGTTCCCTCCAACATCATTCTCCATTCTTCAGCAAAACGCATTCGATCACTTTGAACTCTTGGCGACCACATTGCCGGTCCTTTCGATTTATTCAACATCTTAAATTGAATAGCCGTTCGGTCAGAAACAATTCCTGAGTATCCACCCAACGCATCAATCTCTCGCACGATCTGTCCTTTTGCAATTCCTCCCATCGCAGGATTACAAGACATCTGTGCGATGTTCTGCAAACTCATTGTAACCAATAAAGTTTTGGATCCCAAATTTGCTGCCGCTGCCGCGGCCTCAGATCCTGCATGACCAGCACCAACTACAATAACATCGTATTCTTCTAAAAACATTTTGTTTTATTATTCTCTTCAAACCGTTTAAGGCGGTTCTCA
It includes:
- a CDS encoding OmpH family outer membrane protein; translation: MKKALVIIALSIFAVSCSDKTAEVKEVKTAYVDTSVLMKEYTEAKDLEAKYKAQAEEKGRQLQAEITRFKQDAANFQSQAQANGQAWAQQRGAELQKREQQLGYAQQALSQQLQQESGVEMDSLVSGVKKFIKDYGKKNGYSYIYGTGDAASILYAEEKFDITKDIVKALNDKYKATPKTEEKPAVKEEAKK
- a CDS encoding class I SAM-dependent methyltransferase, which translates into the protein MNVLNKKHFLSVKDHSVSKEIFDLYYDETLDMLITSPQPDLENLGRYYESEDYISHTDNKRSLFEKAYHFVKSIALKNKLNLINGEQSQKGRILDIGAGTGDFLLTAKNDGWETVGVEPSERAKNIAIEKGISFVNGIDALENNSFDVITMWHVLEHVPNLELQIRELKRLLKPTGTLIVAVPNFKSFDAKYYNEFWAAYDVPIHFWHFSKKAIQSLFGKVDMKLEKVLPMKFDSFYVSLLSEKYKTGKMNFVKAFFIGLRSNLKASGTKEYSSHIYVLKNS
- the mnmG gene encoding tRNA uridine-5-carboxymethylaminomethyl(34) synthesis enzyme MnmG is translated as MFLEEYDVIVVGAGHAGSEAAAAAANLGSKTLLVTMSLQNIAQMSCNPAMGGIAKGQIVREIDALGGYSGIVSDRTAIQFKMLNKSKGPAMWSPRVQSDRMRFAEEWRMMLEGTPNLDFYQEMVKGLIIEDGKIKGIKTSLGVEIRSKSVVLTNGTFLNGLIHIGEKQFGGGRAGESAATGITEDLVRAGFEAGRMKTGTPPRVDGRSLDYSKMNEEKGDAKPDKFSYSDLTSPLTHQRSCYMTYTSLDVHDILRDGFDRSPMFNGRIKSLGPRYCPSIEDKINRFADKERHQLFVEPEGWNTCEVYVNGFSTSLPEDIQFKALRSVAGFENVKFFRPGYAIEYDYFPPTQLKHTLETKLVEGLYFAGQINGTTGYEEAASQGLMAGINAHLKVHEKAPLILKRDEAYIGVLIDDLITKGTEEPYRMFTSRAEYRTLLRQDNADFRLTPMSHEIGLASEKRLRRMEKKLSESEKMVAFFRETSVSVAETNPILEAKETAPISQGDKMFKVFSRPQIDLVDMLKFEKVKAYVEENNLDQEILEQAEIQVKYSGYIEKERNNADKLTRLEEVKIPENFDYDKIKSMSIEAKQKLSKIRPVTISQASRISGVSPSDISVLLIYMGR